In Gemmatimonadota bacterium, a single window of DNA contains:
- a CDS encoding putative addiction module antidote protein, giving the protein MSISFSKWKVTEHLRTLEDARLYLEACAKEDPGDGSQIRAALNDIARSGNMSWLAREIGMSREGLYKALSEDGNPAFSTVVRIVRALGLQVRFTA; this is encoded by the coding sequence ATGAGTATTTCATTTTCAAAATGGAAAGTGACGGAGCACCTGCGCACCTTGGAAGACGCTCGTCTCTACCTGGAAGCATGCGCGAAAGAAGATCCGGGAGATGGCAGCCAGATTCGTGCCGCCCTGAACGATATCGCCCGATCGGGGAACATGAGCTGGCTGGCCCGTGAGATTGGAATGAGTCGGGAAGGGTTGTACAAAGCACTGTCGGAGGACGGCAATCCCGCATTCTCCACGGTAGTTCGTATCGTACGTGCCCTGGGTCTCCAGGTGCGGTTTACGGCGTGA